GTAGTTTGTCGCTGAAAGATGACAGCGACGATAACGATCGCACCGATGATACCGCGCCAGAAACGGGCGAGGATGAATAAGTGTTGAGGATGAACAGGAATGATTGAACGCGGTAAATTTCGCTCACTAACGCTGGTCAACTGGAACGGCTTTTTCGCCCGCACCTTCGATCTGGATGAACTGGTTACCACGCTATCCGGCGGTAACGGTGCCGGGAAATCCACTACGATGGCCGCCTTTATTACGGCGCTGATCCCTGACCTGACGCTGTTGCACTTCAGGAACACCACCGAAGCTGGTGCCACCAGCGGCTCGCGCGATAAAGGTCTGCACGGTAAATTGCGCGCCGGCGTCTGCTACTCCACGCTGGATGTCGTTAACTCGCGCCATCAGCGCGTGCTGGTTGGGGTCCGTCTCCAGCAGGTGGCAGGGCGCGACCGTAAAGTCGACATCAAGCCTTTCACCATTCAGGGGTTACCGACGGCGATACAGCCGACGCAAATTCTGACGCAGGTGGTCGGCGATCGTCAGGCGCGTGTGCTCTCATTGCAGGAGCTGAAAGATCGCGTCGAGGAGATGGAAGGCGTTCAGTTCAAGCAGTTTAACTCCATCACCGACTATCACTCGCTGATGTTTGATTTGGGCGTGGTGCCGCGTCGCCTGCGTTCTGCTTCCGATCGCAGTAAGTTCTATCGTCTGATCGAAGCTTCGCTGTACGGCGGTATTTCCAGCGCGATTACTCGCTCGCTGCGTGACTATCTGCTGCCGGAGAACAGCGGCGTGCGGAAAGCGTTTCAGGATATGGAAGCCGCGCTGCGTGAAAACCGCATGACGCTGGAGGCGATTCGCGTTACCCAGTCCGATCGCGATCTGTTTAAGCACTTGATCTCTGAAGCGACCTCCTATGTTGCCGCCGACTACATGCGGCACGCCAATGAGCGTCGTATTCATCTGGATGGGGCGCTGGAACTGCGTCGTGACCTGTTCTCCAGCCGTAAGCAACTGTCGAGTGAGCAATATCGTCATGTAGAAATGGCGCGGGAGCTGGCGGAGCAGAGCGGTGCCGAAGGCGATCTGGAAACGGATTATCAGGCAGCCAGCGACCACCTGAATCTGGTGCAGACAGCGATGCGTCAGCAGGAAAAGATCGAGCGCTATAACGCCGACCTGGAAGAATTGAGCTATCGCCTCGAAGAACAGAATGAGGTGGTGGAAGAAGCGCGGGAGCAGCAGGCGGAAAACGAAGAACGCGCCGATGCTGCCGAGTTGGAAGTGGATGAGCTGAAAAGCCAGCTTGCCGATTATCAGCAGGCACTGGACGTGCAGCAGACGCGCGCCATTCAGTATCAGCAGGCTCAGCAGGCGCTGGAACGCGCCCGCTCGCTGTGCCAGTTACCAGATTTAACGGCAGACAACGCGGATGAGTGGCTGGACAGCTATCAGGCGAAAGAGCAGGAAGCGACAGAAATCCTGCTGATGCTGGAGCAGAAACTGAGCGTGGCCGATGCGGCGCACGGCCAGTTTGAACAAGCCTACCAACTGGTGAGCAAGATTGCCGGTGCGGTGAATCGCAACGAAGCCTGGCAGGTTGCACGCGACCTGTTGCGCGATAGCTCTTCACAACGCTATCAGGCGGAGCGGGTACAGCCGCTGCGGATGCGTCTGTCTGAGTTGGAACAGCGCCTGCGCGAACAGCAGGATGCCGAGCGATTATTACAGGATTTCAACAAACGCAACGGCCAGGATTATCAACCGGAAGAGCTGGAATCACTCCAGCAAGAACTTGATGCCCGCATCGAAACGCTGTCATCGCTGGTGGCAGAAGCGGGTGAGCGTCGCATGGCGCTACGTCAGGAGCTGGAGCAGACTCAACAGCGCATTCAGAAGCTGACGGCGCGTGCGCCAGTCTGGCTGGCTGCACAAGAAATGCTGACGCAGCTGAGCGAGCAGAGCGGCGAAACGTTTGAAGATAGCCGTCAGGTGACGGAATTCATGCAGCAGTTGCTGGAGCGCGAGCGTGAAACCACGGTTGAACGTGACGACATCGCGGCCCGTAAACGGCAGATCGAAACGCAGATTGAGCGACTGAGTCAGCCCGGAGGTTCGGAAGACCCGCGCCTGAACGCGCTGGCGGAACGTTTTGGCGGCGTACTGCTGTCTGAGATTTATGATGACGTGACGTTGGATGATGCGCCGTACTTCTCGGCGCTTTATGGTCCCTCCCGCCATGCCATCGTGGTGTCCGATCTTTCGCTAGTGCGCGATCAGCTTGCTGGTCTGGAAGACTGCCCGGAAGACCTGTATCTGATCGAGGGGGATCCGCAGTCGTTTGATGACAGCGTGTTTGCCGTTGAAGAGCTGGAACGTGCCGTCGTGGTGAAAGTCGCGGAGCGCCAGTGGCGTTATTCGCGCTTCCCGGAAGTGCCATTGTTTGGCCGCGCCGCGCGAGAAATGCGTCTGGAAAGCCTGCGTGATGAGCGCGAAGCGCTGGCGGAACAGTACGCGACGCTGTCATTCGACGTGCAGAAAACGCAGCGTCTGCACCAGTCGTTCAGCCGCTTTATCGGTACGCATCTGGCTGTCGTTTTTGATGAAGATCCCGAAGCGGAAATTCGTACGCTCAGTTCCCGTCGCGGCGAACTGGATCGTGCGATGGCGAGCTTTGATGGCGAAAACCAGCAGCAGCGGCAGCAGTACGATCAGGCGAAAGAAGCCAGCGCACAGCTGAATAAACTGATTCCGCGCATTAGCCTGCTTTGCGATGAGACATTGCAGGATCGCGTGGAAGAGATTCGCGCAGAGCTGGATGAAACCGAAGAGTCTGCCCGTTTTATTCAACAGCATGGTGCAACGCTGGCTAAGCTGGAGCCGTTGGTTTCTGTCCTGCAAAGCGACCCGCAGCAGCATGAGCAGTTGCAGGAAGATTATACGCAGGCGCAGAACGCACAGCGGCAGGCAAAACAGCAGGCGTTTGCGTTGACCGAAGTTGTGCAGCGTCGCGCGCACTTCAGCTATGCCGACTCAGCTGGAATGCTGGGTGAGAATGCTGGCTTGAATGACAAGCTGCGCCATCGTTTGGAACAGGCTGAAGCGGAACGGACAAAAGCGCGTGAACAGCTACGTCAACATCAGGCACAGCTGACGCAGTACAGTCAGGTTCAGGCATCGCTGAAAAGCTCTTACGATGCCAAGCAGGACATGCTGAAGGAACTGACGCAAGAGCTTCAGGATATTGGTGTACGTGCGGATGCTGATGCCGAAGCGCGCGCTCGTCAGCGTCGTGATGAGCTACATGCTGCATTAAGCACCAACCGCTCGCGGCGTAATCAGTTGGAAAAACAGATTACGTTCTGTGAAGCGGAAATGGACAGCTTGCAGAAGAAACTACGCAAGCTGGAACGCGATTACCATCAGATGCGTGAGCAGGTTGTTACGGCGAAAGCGGGCTGGTGTGCAGTCATGCGTTTGGTGAAAGACAATGGCGTCGAGCGTCGCCTGCACCGTCGTGAACTCGCCTATATGGAAGGCGATGAACTGCGTTCCATGTCGGATAAGGCGCTGGGTGCGCTGCGTCTGGCGGTTGCGGACAACGAACATCTGCGCGATGTGCTGCGGCTTTCGGAAGATCCGAAGCGGCCGGAGCGCAAGATCCAGTTCTATATCGCCGTTTACCAGCACCTGCGCGAACGTATCCGTCAGGATATTATCCGCACCGATGATCCGGTAGAAGCGATTGAGCAGATGGAGATCGAGCTTAACCGTCTGACTGAAGAGCTGACGGCGCGTGAGCAGATGCTGGCCATCAGTTCACGCAGCGTGGCAAACATCATTCGTAAAACGATCCAGCGTGAGCAGAACCGCATTCGGATGCTGAACCAGGGGCTGCAAGCGGTCGCATTTGGTCAGGTGAAGAGCGTTCGCCTAAACGTCAACGTGCGCGAAACGCATACTACGTTGCTCAACGTGCTGTCCGAACAGCAGGAAATGCATCAGGATCTGTTTAACAGCAACCGTCTGACCTTCTCGGAAGCGTTGGCAAAACTGTATCAGCGCCTGAATCCTGAAATTGATATGGGACAGCGCACGCCGCAAACCATCGGTGAAGAGCTGCTGGATTACCGAAACTACCTTGAAATGGAAGTTGAAGTTAACCGTGGCGCTGATGGTTGGCTACGGGCGGAAAGTGGGGCGCTGTCGACCGGGGAAGCCATCGGTACCGGGATGTCGATTCTGGTCATGGTAGTGCAGAGCTGGGAAGAAGAGTCTAAGCGCCTGCGTGGCAAAGATATTATTCCATGCCGTCTGCTCTTCCTTGATGAAGCGGCGCGTCTGGATGCCAAGTCGATCGCGACATTGTTCGAGCTCTGCGATCGTCTGGAAATGCAGTTGGTCATCGCGGCACCGGAAAATATCAGCCCCGAGAAGGGAACCACCTATAAGCTGGTGCGTAAAGTCTACCAGAACAACGAGCACGTCCATGTGGTCGGGCTGCGCGGTTTCGGAACGGAAGCGCCAGAGACGCAAGAGCAAGCCTCGTAGCGATAAACCTTGCTGTTATTTTCTTCTATAATCATAAAGCCGCTTTTTTAAGCGGCTTTATTTTTTTCGTAAAGGAAATGTTGAATGCGAATAGCTTCATCAAATACGTAAGATAATAACCAGAAGAAGAAGCAAAAATATTTTTCTCTTTATATACTGACGATAAAACGATGGCAGGCCGTAGAAGGATTTGCGGTTTTATGTTGCAAGGTGGCGTACCGTAATAACGGACGCGATATAAAAATGTCCTATTTCATTCTTTCTCGTTTTCTACAATGGAAACGAAAAAATGAGCTTACGTGAGTATGACCGTATACGAGCGAATTCGGTTTGTTATTTCCATATCCAACGTGGATTGTCGTGAAAGCAGAGTGATTAATGAGTACAGGGGATAAATGGATGTTGTTGTTACATAAACGAAAAATGGTCAGGCTGCTGTTACGCGTGGGTTGTATTTGGGTCGGAAGCCTGTCTCCTTCGTTTTCGGTGCTGGCAGCATCTCCAACGGTGGTATCCGGCTTATCGCAAAGCTCGGGCGTGGTGTCTGTAGAAAATAGCCGTGCAGGGCTTCTGGCTGCGCTGCCGCACGGTATGACGTTACATTATCTCTCTGATTTATCATCGCTTTATGCCCAACATCAGATGCAACCTATGTGGGCAGATAACCGTGCGGTTCAACAGTTTCAACAACAGCTGGCCGAATTGGCGATAGCTGGCGTACAACCACAGTTCACTACGTGGGTAACCTGGCTGACCGATCCACAATTGACCGGATTTGCGCGCGATGCCGTGCTCTCGGATGCGATGCTGGGCTATTTGCAGTTCGTTTCGGGTGTAGAACGTAGCGGTAATGACTGGTTGTACAGCAGCGTACCTTACCGTCTGCAATCGCCGACGCTCAATGTCGTTTCACAATGGCAACAGGCCGTGAAATCCGGCACCAGCGCGGCTTATGTCGTTTCGCTGGCACCACAGCATTCGCAATACGCCAAAATGCATGAAGCGCTGAAGACGATGCTGACGGACAATCGCCCGTGGCCGAGCCTGAATCTGGCGGAGTCTCTGCGCCCGGAACAGCAGAGTCGGGAACTGGCGGTGCTGCGTGAAATTCTGCAACGTACTGGCATGCTGTCTTCAACGGAGAGCATTACGCTGTTTAACGAAAATACCGCCGCGACGACAGTATCGACAGGGCAGGCTCCGTTGGTTGAGGGTGGTGCTATCGACGATCGTTATACTGGTGAACTGGTTGACGCGGTTAAACGCTTCCAGCACTGGCAAGGGCTGGAGGATGATGGCGTTATTGGTAAGCGTACGCGCGATTGGCTCAATGTGTCCCCGCAAATGCGCGCAACGCTGCTGGCGCTGAATATCCAGCGTCTGCGCCTGCTACCGGATAACGTTCACACCGGTATCATGGTGAACATCCCCAATTATTCACTAATCTATTATCAGGATGGTGCTGAACGCTTATCATCACGCGTCATTGTTGGGCAGCCTAAACGCAAAACGCCATTGATGAGCAGCTCGCTGTATAACGTGGTGGTCAATCCGCCGTGGAATGTTCCTACGACGCTGACTCGGCAGGACATCATTCCTAAAGTCGTACGCGACCCCGGTTATCTACAGCGTCATGGCTACACGGTGTTGTCCGGCTGGAGTCAGGATGCTGAAGCGATCGATCCTTCCATGATCGATTGGCCGATGGTTTCAGCAGAGCGCTTCCCCTACCGACTGCGTCAGGCTCCAGGTGCGAATAACTCGCTAGGACGCTATAAATTCAATATGCCGAATTCAGAAGCGATTTATCTGCACGACACGCCTAATCATAATCTGTTCCAGCGCGATATCCGGGCGCTAAGTTCCGGCTGCGTGCGGGTTAATAAGGCATCGGAACTGGCTAGCATGCTATTGCAGGATGCGGGATGGAATAATAGTCGTATTTCTTCCACGCTGGATCAGGGAAATACCACCTTCGTGTCGATGAAACATCGGATTCCGGTCAATCTCTATTACCTGACCGCGTGGGTGGCAGAAGATGGTAGACCGCAGTTCCGAACAGATATTTACAATTATGATGACACCGCTCGTGCCGGGACGAAAGTGCTGTCCAGAGCAGGGCTGTTGCTTCAGTAAGTATTGAAAACACGAGCATTAGCGGTATCGGTATTTTATCGTTTTGCGGGGGATCGATGCGATCTCCCGCAAACCTGTAAGCAAAGCGGGTTGACTCACTTTTCTCTGGCAGTTAAGGTTCAAGGCGGCACGTTTTGTGCCTCCTTTTATACCGTTCTTTAGCCAGGGTACTTGTTCTATGGATCACATTGACAATCATCGCCGTAAGTGGCTTGCACTGGGTGGTGCAGCGTTGGGTATCGCACTGCTTCCCGGTCAGGCATTTGCGACGTTATCTACACCCCGACCACGAATTTTGACGCTGAACAATCTGAATACCGGAGAGCGGCTGAAAACGGAATTCTTTGATGGCAAACGGTATAACAAGTCAGAACTTTCCCGCCTGAATCACTTTTTCCGCGATTATCGCGCCAATAAAGTCAAAACGATTGATCCCCAACTCTTCGATCAGCTCTATCGCTTACAGGTGATGTTGGGTACCAACAAGCCCGTACAGCTGATTTCTGGTTATCGCGCGATAGATACGAATAATGAATTACGTGCGCATAGCAGAGGTGTGGCAAAGCAGAGCTACCACACGAAAGGGCAGGCGATGGATTTTCATATTGAAGGCGTTCAACTCGCTAACATTCGTAAAGCGGCGATGAAAATGCGTGCTGGCGGCGTTGGCTACTACCCACGCAGCGATTTCGTCCACATCGATACCGGCCCCGTCCGCACCTGGTAATCGGCTACCGCAGCACGACACTTTTTTGATTCGGCTCGCTGAGACATCGCGAGCCGCTCAGTTTATTCAACATGGAGTGATATGAAATATCAAATTGTCCCGGTGACGGCATTTAGCCAGAACTGCACGTTGTTATGGTGCGAAAAAACCAATGAAGCGGCGATTGTCGATCCCGGTGGTGATGCAGAAAAAATCAAACGTGCTGTCGCGGATGCAGGGATTTCAGTTAAGCAGGTTTTATTAACGCACGGTCATCTGGATCATGTTGGGGCGGCTGCCGAGTTGGCCGAGCACTATCAGGTCGCAATTATTGGCCCGCAGATTGAAGATGCTTTCTGGCTGGAAGGGTTACCGGCACAGAGCCGGATGTTTGGTCTGGAAGAATGTGCGCCGCTGACGCCATCACGTTGGCTACAGGAAGGCGATGAGGTCAACGTGGGTGAGACGACGCTAGCGGTTTTCCATTGCCCAGGCCATACTCCGGGCCACATTGTTTTCTTTGATGCGGAATCGCGTCTGGCGCAGGTGGGCGATGTGATTTTCAACGGCGGCGTAGGGCGCACTGATTTCCCACAGGGAGATCATCAGGCGTTGATTGCGTCTATCAAAAATAAGTTGCTGCCGCTGGGTGACGATGTGACGTTTATTCCGGGACACGGCCCGATGTCGACCTTAGGGCATGAACGCAAGACCAACCCTTTCCTGCGTGAAGATGCCGCGATTTGGTAGTGTTTTATAGACTTGAAACGCAGAAATAAAAAAGCCGACATTCTATGTCGGCTTTTTTGATCGCGGAAGAATCAGAGTACGGCAACAATCGCTTCGCAGAGCGGAGCCATATTTTCTGGCGTCATTCCTGCAACGTTGATACGGCCGGAATTCACCGCGTAAACACCGAATTCGTCACGCAGACGCAGAACCTGCTCCTTGGTCAAGCCGCTGAATGAGAACATCCCATTCTGGTCGATGATGAAGGAGAAATCCTGCTGCGCGCCTTTTTCCTGCAAAGTATTCACGAACAGCTGACGCATACGCTGAATGCGTTCACGCATCGCCGTCAATTCCTGCTCCCAAATGGCTTTCAGTGCGTCGTTGCCCAAAATGGTCGCAACAACGGTCGCGCCGTGTGACGGTGGGTTGGAGTAGTTTGCGCGAATAGCCGCTTTCACCTGGCTGAATGCTGTGTCTGCCGTTGCGGCATCAGCGGCAACCAGCGTGCAGGCACCGACGCGCTCATTGTACAAACCGAAGTTTTTAGAGTATGAGCTGCATACGATCAGTTCATCGTGTTTTGCAGCGAAGAGACGCAGGCCTTCCGCATCTTCTTCGAGCCCACGGGCGAAGCCCTGATAGGCGAAGTCAAACAGCGGCAGCCAGCCTTTGGCTACTGACAGTTCGGCCAGCTTAGCCCACTGCTCAGCGGTAGGATCGATACCCGTTGGGTTATGGCAACAGCCGTGGAACAGCACTACGTCACCCGCTTGTGCGGCGTTCAGGCTGTTCAGCAGGCCATCAAAATCCAGCGCATGGTTTGCAGCATCGTAGTAGTCATACTGGCACACTTCCAAACCGACAGCAGAGAAAACGTTGTTGTGATTTGGCCAGGTTGGGTTGCTGATCCAAATACGTTTCGCAGACGTTTGATTTGCAATGAAATCAGCGGCTACACGCAATGCACCGGTTCCGCCCGGCGTTTGCGCTGTACGGGCACGTTTGTCGGCAAT
The nucleotide sequence above comes from Pectobacterium brasiliense. Encoded proteins:
- a CDS encoding amino acid aminotransferase, translated to MFENISAAPADPILGLTDLFRADDRANKINLGIGVYKDETGKTPVLTSVKKAEHYLLENETTKNYLGIDGLPAFGQCTQELLFGKQNAIIADKRARTAQTPGGTGALRVAADFIANQTSAKRIWISNPTWPNHNNVFSAVGLEVCQYDYYDAANHALDFDGLLNSLNAAQAGDVVLFHGCCHNPTGIDPTAEQWAKLAELSVAKGWLPLFDFAYQGFARGLEEDAEGLRLFAAKHDELIVCSSYSKNFGLYNERVGACTLVAADAATADTAFSQVKAAIRANYSNPPSHGATVVATILGNDALKAIWEQELTAMRERIQRMRQLFVNTLQEKGAQQDFSFIIDQNGMFSFSGLTKEQVLRLRDEFGVYAVNSGRINVAGMTPENMAPLCEAIVAVL
- the mukB gene encoding chromosome partition protein MukB — its product is MIERGKFRSLTLVNWNGFFARTFDLDELVTTLSGGNGAGKSTTMAAFITALIPDLTLLHFRNTTEAGATSGSRDKGLHGKLRAGVCYSTLDVVNSRHQRVLVGVRLQQVAGRDRKVDIKPFTIQGLPTAIQPTQILTQVVGDRQARVLSLQELKDRVEEMEGVQFKQFNSITDYHSLMFDLGVVPRRLRSASDRSKFYRLIEASLYGGISSAITRSLRDYLLPENSGVRKAFQDMEAALRENRMTLEAIRVTQSDRDLFKHLISEATSYVAADYMRHANERRIHLDGALELRRDLFSSRKQLSSEQYRHVEMARELAEQSGAEGDLETDYQAASDHLNLVQTAMRQQEKIERYNADLEELSYRLEEQNEVVEEAREQQAENEERADAAELEVDELKSQLADYQQALDVQQTRAIQYQQAQQALERARSLCQLPDLTADNADEWLDSYQAKEQEATEILLMLEQKLSVADAAHGQFEQAYQLVSKIAGAVNRNEAWQVARDLLRDSSSQRYQAERVQPLRMRLSELEQRLREQQDAERLLQDFNKRNGQDYQPEELESLQQELDARIETLSSLVAEAGERRMALRQELEQTQQRIQKLTARAPVWLAAQEMLTQLSEQSGETFEDSRQVTEFMQQLLERERETTVERDDIAARKRQIETQIERLSQPGGSEDPRLNALAERFGGVLLSEIYDDVTLDDAPYFSALYGPSRHAIVVSDLSLVRDQLAGLEDCPEDLYLIEGDPQSFDDSVFAVEELERAVVVKVAERQWRYSRFPEVPLFGRAAREMRLESLRDEREALAEQYATLSFDVQKTQRLHQSFSRFIGTHLAVVFDEDPEAEIRTLSSRRGELDRAMASFDGENQQQRQQYDQAKEASAQLNKLIPRISLLCDETLQDRVEEIRAELDETEESARFIQQHGATLAKLEPLVSVLQSDPQQHEQLQEDYTQAQNAQRQAKQQAFALTEVVQRRAHFSYADSAGMLGENAGLNDKLRHRLEQAEAERTKAREQLRQHQAQLTQYSQVQASLKSSYDAKQDMLKELTQELQDIGVRADADAEARARQRRDELHAALSTNRSRRNQLEKQITFCEAEMDSLQKKLRKLERDYHQMREQVVTAKAGWCAVMRLVKDNGVERRLHRRELAYMEGDELRSMSDKALGALRLAVADNEHLRDVLRLSEDPKRPERKIQFYIAVYQHLRERIRQDIIRTDDPVEAIEQMEIELNRLTEELTAREQMLAISSRSVANIIRKTIQREQNRIRMLNQGLQAVAFGQVKSVRLNVNVRETHTTLLNVLSEQQEMHQDLFNSNRLTFSEALAKLYQRLNPEIDMGQRTPQTIGEELLDYRNYLEMEVEVNRGADGWLRAESGALSTGEAIGTGMSILVMVVQSWEEESKRLRGKDIIPCRLLFLDEAARLDAKSIATLFELCDRLEMQLVIAAPENISPEKGTTYKLVRKVYQNNEHVHVVGLRGFGTEAPETQEQAS
- a CDS encoding YcbK family protein — protein: MDHIDNHRRKWLALGGAALGIALLPGQAFATLSTPRPRILTLNNLNTGERLKTEFFDGKRYNKSELSRLNHFFRDYRANKVKTIDPQLFDQLYRLQVMLGTNKPVQLISGYRAIDTNNELRAHSRGVAKQSYHTKGQAMDFHIEGVQLANIRKAAMKMRAGGVGYYPRSDFVHIDTGPVRTW
- the ldtD gene encoding L,D-transpeptidase; translated protein: MLLLHKRKMVRLLLRVGCIWVGSLSPSFSVLAASPTVVSGLSQSSGVVSVENSRAGLLAALPHGMTLHYLSDLSSLYAQHQMQPMWADNRAVQQFQQQLAELAIAGVQPQFTTWVTWLTDPQLTGFARDAVLSDAMLGYLQFVSGVERSGNDWLYSSVPYRLQSPTLNVVSQWQQAVKSGTSAAYVVSLAPQHSQYAKMHEALKTMLTDNRPWPSLNLAESLRPEQQSRELAVLREILQRTGMLSSTESITLFNENTAATTVSTGQAPLVEGGAIDDRYTGELVDAVKRFQHWQGLEDDGVIGKRTRDWLNVSPQMRATLLALNIQRLRLLPDNVHTGIMVNIPNYSLIYYQDGAERLSSRVIVGQPKRKTPLMSSSLYNVVVNPPWNVPTTLTRQDIIPKVVRDPGYLQRHGYTVLSGWSQDAEAIDPSMIDWPMVSAERFPYRLRQAPGANNSLGRYKFNMPNSEAIYLHDTPNHNLFQRDIRALSSGCVRVNKASELASMLLQDAGWNNSRISSTLDQGNTTFVSMKHRIPVNLYYLTAWVAEDGRPQFRTDIYNYDDTARAGTKVLSRAGLLLQ
- a CDS encoding MBL fold metallo-hydrolase translates to MKYQIVPVTAFSQNCTLLWCEKTNEAAIVDPGGDAEKIKRAVADAGISVKQVLLTHGHLDHVGAAAELAEHYQVAIIGPQIEDAFWLEGLPAQSRMFGLEECAPLTPSRWLQEGDEVNVGETTLAVFHCPGHTPGHIVFFDAESRLAQVGDVIFNGGVGRTDFPQGDHQALIASIKNKLLPLGDDVTFIPGHGPMSTLGHERKTNPFLREDAAIW